A window of Candidatus Nitrospira allomarina genomic DNA:
CAACCAATCCCGTTACGTTCAAGAAAACTGGTGATGAGTGTCAGAGAATCCGCATAAATCATGACGCCGACCGCCACTAACAGCCCGCCGCTAATAAACGACACCCCACCTAAATAGGACCGAAGGTTTTTGAAGTAGCTCAAAAACGTATCCATCCCAAATGCCGTCAGAAAAAACGGGAGACCCAACCCTAACGAATAGGCCGATAGGAGCATCACCCCGCTGGACATCGATTCTGTCGTACTGGCATAGGCCAGAATGGCCCCCAACACCGGTCCTACACAAGGCGTCCAGCCGGCGGCAAATGCGGTCCCGATGAGAAAGGAACCCAGGTAGCCGACAGGACGCGTCTCAAAATGCATCAAGCGGCGTTCGGTCATAAAAAAACTTAATTTCAAAATCCCCAGCAAATATAGCCCGAATATAATAATCAGGACACCCCCGACTTTCCGAATCACGTCTTGATAGTCATACAACAATTGCCCCATCAGGCTGGCCGATGCCCCAAACGCGATAAAGACCGTGGAAAACCCGGCAATAAACAATAGGGCATTGAGGATAATCGCGGACTTAAATCGCTCTCGCTCTTCAACTTTCGCGAGATTTTCCACCGAGAGTCCGGTGATATAGGATAGATAGGAAGGGACAAGGGGGAGGACGCATGGAGAAACAAAAGACAGCAGTCCGGCACTAAACGCCGCAAGCAAAGACACCTGGCTGATCGAATCGATCATATTGCTCTTACATTCGTTGGGAAGACTCTAGAATCGGCTCTTGAAGTACTTCGGCAATTCCCCTGCGAGCTTCAGGGCTGTTCCAATCACGGGATCCGAAGACCACCTGTCGGATGATGCCTTGACGGTCAATCGCAAAGGTCATAGGGAGCGTACGTGCGCCATAGGTCAACCCTACCTCATAATCCTGATCATGCAAGATAGGAAAGCTCAAACCCATCGCCTCCTGAAAAGGCCTTGTCACGGCTGTGCCCTGTTGGTCAACGGAGACCGCCACAATTTCCAACCCTTTGGATCGCATACTGCGATACAAGGCTTCCATTGCGGGCATTTCAATCCGGCACGGCCCACACCAGGTCGCCCAAAAATTTAGCAACACCACTTTC
This region includes:
- a CDS encoding cytochrome c biogenesis CcdA family protein, encoding MIDSISQVSLLAAFSAGLLSFVSPCVLPLVPSYLSYITGLSVENLAKVEERERFKSAIILNALLFIAGFSTVFIAFGASASLMGQLLYDYQDVIRKVGGVLIIIFGLYLLGILKLSFFMTERRLMHFETRPVGYLGSFLIGTAFAAGWTPCVGPVLGAILAYASTTESMSSGVMLLSAYSLGLGLPFFLTAFGMDTFLSYFKNLRSYLGGVSFISGGLLVAVGVMIYADSLTLITSFLERNGIGWYIGQ
- a CDS encoding peroxiredoxin family protein, producing MGIFCFLLGCDSGYSESSFTDAPSSHFVASRPSKGSPAPDFRLMDMKGKAVSLSDFKGKVVLLNFWATWCGPCRIEMPAMEALYRSMRSKGLEIVAVSVDQQGTAVTRPFQEAMGLSFPILHDQDYEVGLTYGARTLPMTFAIDRQGIIRQVVFGSRDWNSPEARRGIAEVLQEPILESSQRM